AAAAGGTTAAGGTGATTATTCCCGAAGCGGTTGTTGCTGAGATTGAGCATCAGGCGAATGAGGGCAAGGCTATAGGGCACACTGGGTTGGAGGAGTTAAAAAAACTTAGAAAACTTGCCGATGAAGATAAGATCCTTTTAGAATTCTACGGTGAAAGGCCAGATCTATGGCAAATTAGAAGGGCAAAAGCTGGGGAAATTGACCACATGATAAGGGAAGTTGCCAGAGAGCTTAACGCAATCCTTATAACCGGTGATCAGGTGCAGAGGGACATCGCCATAGCCAAAGGCATCGAGGTAATCTATCTCGAAAGCAGAAAAGAGGTTAAGCACAGACTTGAGGACTTTTTTGATGAGCATACAATGAGCGTTCACCTTAAAGCCGGCGTAAAGCCACTGGCAAAGAAAGGAAAACCCGGTCAATGGAGGCTTGTTCCCATAAGGGATGAGGAGCTTACGGATGAGGAGCTTGAGGAGATAGCGGATGACATAGTCGAGAGGGCTAAGAGAGATCCGGAGTCGTTTATAGAGCTTGATGAACCCGGGGCCACTGTTGTTCAGCTGAGGAACTATCGTATAGTCATAGCAAAGCCCCCGTTTGCCGATAGAATAGAGATTACCGCTGTAAGACCGATAACCAAATTGAGCATAGAGGACTACAACCTCCCGGAAAAACTCTTAGAGCGTTTAACCGACAAAGCCGAGGGAATACTTATAGCCGGTGCGCCCGGAGAAGGGAAGACAACTTTTGCACAGGCTTTAGCTGAGTACTATGCCTCCATGGGTAAGATAGTTAAGACAATGGAAAAACCCAGAGACCTTCAGGTTAGTGAAGAGATAACCCAGTATACGGCACTTGGGGGAAGAATGGAAAAAACCGGGGATGTGCTCTTACTGGTCAGGCCGGACTACACCATATTCGACGAGATGAGGAAGACGAGTGACTTCAAGATCTATGCTGATTTAAGGCTCGCTGGAGTTGGCATGATAGGCGTTGTCCACGCTACAAAGCCCATAGACGCTATCCAGAGATTTATTGGAAGGGTGGAGCTCGGAATGATTCCGCAAATAGTTGATACAGTGATATTCATAAAAGCTGGGAATGTTGATAAAGTGCTGACTCTGGAGTATAAGGTTAAGGTGCCGAGTGGAATGACAGAGGAGGATTTAGCGAGACCTGTTATAGAGGTCAGGGACTTCATGACGGATGAACTTGAATACGAGATTTATACCTATGGAGAGGAGATAAGCGTTGTTCCAGTAAAGAAAAAAGAGAAGCCACCGGCAATGAAACTCGCGGAGAAAAAGCTCAAACAGGAGATCAAGAAGTTCCTCCCCGACGTTTACACCGAAGTTGAGCTTGCAAGTCCGCACAAGGCTATAATATACGCGGATGAATTTGATATCCCGACAATAATAGGGAAGAAGGGCAAGAGAATAAGCGAAATAGAGAAAAAGCTTGGCATAAGTATAGATGTGAGGAGCTTTGATGAAAAACTTGCAGAAATGCCCAAGGAAAAGATACCCGTTGAGGCAGAAGAAAAGAAAAAGCAAATAATCCTTAAAGTTTCACCCGATTTTGCTAAGAAACCCCTTAAGTTCTTTGCAGGCGAGCAGTACATATTCACCGCAACGCCTTCAAGAAAGGGGCTTGTTAAGGTTAACAAAAACACCCCGATAGGTAAGGAGCTCACGAGGGTGCTGGATGCAGGAATTGAGCTCTGGGCTTCTCTTTAATCTCTTTTTGGCTCAGTTGCGAGGGTACTCATCATTACTCAG
The Thermococcus sp. 2319x1 DNA segment above includes these coding regions:
- a CDS encoding PINc/VapC family ATPase, with the protein product MKVFVADTSVIVDGRLTQYLNRIDEKVKVIIPEAVVAEIEHQANEGKAIGHTGLEELKKLRKLADEDKILLEFYGERPDLWQIRRAKAGEIDHMIREVARELNAILITGDQVQRDIAIAKGIEVIYLESRKEVKHRLEDFFDEHTMSVHLKAGVKPLAKKGKPGQWRLVPIRDEELTDEELEEIADDIVERAKRDPESFIELDEPGATVVQLRNYRIVIAKPPFADRIEITAVRPITKLSIEDYNLPEKLLERLTDKAEGILIAGAPGEGKTTFAQALAEYYASMGKIVKTMEKPRDLQVSEEITQYTALGGRMEKTGDVLLLVRPDYTIFDEMRKTSDFKIYADLRLAGVGMIGVVHATKPIDAIQRFIGRVELGMIPQIVDTVIFIKAGNVDKVLTLEYKVKVPSGMTEEDLARPVIEVRDFMTDELEYEIYTYGEEISVVPVKKKEKPPAMKLAEKKLKQEIKKFLPDVYTEVELASPHKAIIYADEFDIPTIIGKKGKRISEIEKKLGISIDVRSFDEKLAEMPKEKIPVEAEEKKKQIILKVSPDFAKKPLKFFAGEQYIFTATPSRKGLVKVNKNTPIGKELTRVLDAGIELWASL